AGCACATTAGTTAAGATGCACAAACAAAATAGTCATTTGAAATCTATGTATGCATGCTTTGAACTGTTGCTAGCTACTCACATCGTTGGGGGTGCTTAGGCCAATGTTGCTGGAGCTCCCGCGGTAGTCGTTGCCGGAGACGGCCACGAGGGCCACTGAGCGACTGAGCTGCTGCTCAGAGATGATCCCGTCGTTGACCATCTTCCTGAAAGTGTCGACCTGCTTGGCAAGGGTGGGGACCTTGTGCGTCGACGAGCTATCCAATACGCCAGCGCCAGCATAGGCGAAGGTCATACCTGATGGGTCACAGGTTTTCTCCGCCGTCAGAGCATGCGCCGGAGGTGCTTCCTCGAGCCCCAAGATCTTTGCTGCAGGTACGTACGTAGAAATAAAGCAATACGCAGTGTTAATTATGATGCACGTACTAGTCTACTAGCTAGGTACTGTATATCACATGAGTGAGTATGAGGGAATTATAATGCTTACCGATGAAATCGGATTGGATTTGGTAGTTGGAGAAGCGTCCCGACGGAGTATTTGGTCGCGGGTTTCCGTCGGCGTCAACGTAGGAGGAGCCGTAGGGGTAGGCCCATTGCCGCGACATCTGGGTGACGGGGTCTGTTAGAGGGAGGTTCCCGTTGTCGGCGAAGTCATCCCCGAAGACGAAGAAGCtgtagctcgactgcttcttctgAGGATGGCCGCCGGCAGGGGCAGGCCGGGCCTCCGCGCCATTGGGGTTTAGAACAaggacgaggagaaggaggaggccgaggacggCCGGACGAAGCTTCATGCCTCCGGTGCTTCGAAGGCGGATCGCCGAACTGGTTTCTGTGGTAGCTAGGTAGCCGCGCGCTGGCCCGAGGCGAGGGTCCTCGAATTTGCTGGTCGGGAACGGAAAAGGTCGAAATCAGGAACTCGAGCTTGCTTGTCCTCTTCGATGCGCTCCTCTCTTCTATTTATGGAACCAGCAACGCAAAGCTCAAACACCAGGAAGGTGAAGTCGTAAACGGACTCGCGTTATCGGTCGGAATCGGAAACCGTAGCTAGACGTGCATACAGTATCGGGCACGGAGTCACAGATACGCGCCAGGGATGTACAGCACAGTCGGAGACGGATTTCACTAGCCAAGCAAACAACCCTCGTTGCATACGGTGGACCCTTTGGGGCTTTCTCCTTTGAACTCGTTCAAACCGATGAGGCGATGAGAAGGCAAAAACGTTTATTTGTTAATCCAGAAGAGAAATATTTCCAGCTAATTAGCAAACACCAGAAGAAAATCGATACAACTAGTGCCACGCCCGCTCGAACACCGCTACACAGCATAATGGTGGATCTGCAAACTTATGGAAGTCTGGCCAAACGTAGATTTTTTTTGGACAAATTACATTCAATTAAGCCCAAATTATATTTGATTCAATATCAATACTTGTCCAGATTTATAAGTACAGAAGTAGGGAAATCTCAAGTTCGTGAACATTTTGGTCTTGTTTGACACGAACCGAAGTATCAGCGTGGCTGCTCGCAGTGTGATGTCACAAGTTTATGTTCTTCTTCTAGGAATATGGCGAGTAGGCTGTTCCAATAAAGTAGTATAATACATCAGTAAGAGCATCTCgaatcgtccgtttgcgtctgccgTGACCAAAAATGCGTCTGGGTCCTCCTCCAACGGAGCGACACAAAGTGATCGGACCGTCCGCGACGATGCAAACTTGGCCCAGATATgcaccaggtttgcgtctccgcggcgcagacgctccgcggtcgcgccgagtgtccgctGAAAGTTGCGTCTCCGCGGCGCGGACGCCCCACACTCCACCATAGTCAcaatggaggctgcagctccggcggaagcaaagcgggccgccaccagCGGCCGGGACgctaagccgaaggcggcaaagaaggtgttgtccaaggaggagaaaggcgTCGAGGCCGCGAAGCATTGCGGCCGGCGCAAGAGCctgaaggagaggaatgcagcggCCGCCGCCCTGGACGCCAGCCAGCAGGCGTGGCAGATGCAGAtgaaagccggcgtcgcgcaagtaggcctccatccgagcttagcggaggcctacatgctcgtcaagcgagAGGGGATCGCCGACGTCACTCCttcggcctcgtcggtgagctcggtaagttcccagttgCGTCCTGGAagtcccgctcccttgcaggtccacccggcgtcgcggttcgcctacGGCGTGGCACCGGTGCAGTTCAACGGGGcgccggttcccgacctcaaccggacgcctagaagc
This Lolium rigidum isolate FL_2022 unplaced genomic scaffold, APGP_CSIRO_Lrig_0.1 contig_46222_1, whole genome shotgun sequence DNA region includes the following protein-coding sequences:
- the LOC124681541 gene encoding GDSL esterase/lipase At5g03600-like: MKLRPAVLGLLLLLVLVLNPNGAEARPAPAGGHPQKKQSSYSFFVFGDDFADNGNLPLTDPVTQMSRQWAYPYGSSYVDADGNPRPNTPSGRFSNYQIQSDFIAKILGLEEAPPAHALTAEKTCDPSGMTFAYAGAGVLDSSSTHKVPTLAKQVDTFRKMVNDGIISEQQLSRSVALVAVSGNDYRGSSSNIGLSTPNDINAYIGRVTKEIAANVEQLQKLGVTKVVVNNLHPVGCTPLQTRTNNYTACDIFGNLGASVHNSNLKQMMEGKKNVHVADLYTAFTNIVDTAPGKGQELSKQFKRKLSPCCESFDSNGYCGQQGDSSELLYTVCDKSNKFFYWDDMHPTHAGWKAVIKQLEKPLREFVVQD